GAGGTAACAGAACTCAAAAACATAATTTCAATGCTTCAAGAAAGGGAGCATAGTCTTGAGGTTCAACTTCTTGAGTGCTGTGGTcttagagagcaagaaaaagcagtgaaggaACTGCAAAATAGATTGAAGATAAGTAATATGGAGGCAAAGATGTTCAGTCTAAAGGTTCAGACCTTACAATCAGAGAATCATAGATTACAGGAACAGGTGGCTAATCATGCAAAAGTGGTAGCTGAGCTTGAGGCCACAAAAGCCAAAGTTGAACTATTGCAGAAGAAACTTAAGCATGAAACTGAACATAATAGGGAGCAGATCATAATTCTTCAACATAGAGTTTCCAAAttgcaagaacaagaacaagaatgcAAAGCTGTTGATTGTGATCATGATATTCAATTAAAGCTGCAAAAGCTGAAGGATCTTGAGTCTGAAGTAGAAGTGTTGAGGCAATCTAATTTCAGATTGCAGCTGGAAAATTCTGAATTAGCTCAAAGATTGGATTCTACACAGATCCTTGCAAATGCTGTTCTGGAAGAACCAGAGGTAATAAGCTTATATTATATTCTTTTAGTCTCTCTTTGTCAAATACCTTATGGTTTTGGATTGCAGGGGGATACTCGGAAGGAAGATATCGAACGCCTTAGACAAGAGAACGAGAGGTTGATGAAGGAAATGGAACAACTACAAGCTGATAGGTGTTCAGATGTTGAAGAATTAGTGTATCTGAGATGGATAAATGCTTGTTTAAGATATGAACTAAGGAACTACCAACCCCAACCTGGTAAGACAGTTGCAAAGGATTTAAGTAGAAGCTTAAGTCCTACATCTGAGAAGAAGGCCAAGAAGCTTATACTTGAATATGCAAATACCAATGAAGGGAACATTGTGGATTTTGATTTAGACCAGTGGTTCTCCTCCCAAGGTTCTTCTCTTACAGATTCTGGAGAGTATGATGACTCTTCTTCCATGGATAATTCATCTACTGCCAGAACTAACACCACTGGAAAGACCAAAATCTTTAGCAAGCTTAGGAGAATCTTACATGGCAAAGATAGTCATGATCACCACCATAGTCAGGTTTCATCACAAGCAAATTCTGGAGCTCAGAGCCGAAGAAGCGAGTTTACAACTCCCACTGTCACATCTAGAGCTTCCTTTGATTTATCTGTATTGACTAGGATGAAGCAAAGAGATAGGAGAAACTCAGATAGCTTTGTCCTGGGAGGCTCAAGTAAAATCAGTCCAAGGGGTGAAGCTTCTGATTTGGAGAAATATGCAAAAGCTTTAGAAGATTCTAGCGCAAGCGCTCGACACCAAAGGCGCAGAAGAGCAACATCATATAGTTAGTTCTTTTTAGCATGTTAGCAATGTGAAATTAGCCTTTATACACTATACACTACACAGTTGACTATGTGTAATTAGCCTTTAAGACTAGTTTCAGAATCCAAACCTCTGTATCAAATAAGAATGCATTTTGTAACATTGGCAGGCATTTACCAATAATGTTTTAGTTTGTTTCTATTCTTGCTTATCTGATATTAACTAATATATAAGATTTAACTGTTATTGGAATATGTTATGGAAAATTTTTGAGTTGacaaagtaaataacatgaaaggTGAATCATGAATTAAGCTTTGAATGTCATTACAATGGGGAAAAAACATTGCTGCTGAGTTCCATTAAAACAGAAACCACTGAACACAACCAATATCCAGTGTTCTTCCAAACAAGTTAATATGAAATTTCACTAGATTTAATTCATAAAATACATGTTTCTCCAGAATCTATAAAAATATGCAAACTGATACATTTATGCATCACTTCCATGATGAATAGTACTAGTGGTACACACAGGTATATTATAATGGTCTATAGAGATATAATCATGAATCATAACTTCACATGCACTTATGAGATAAGGGCTATGCCTTGAACAATCAATGCATCAGCTAGAACTTGGTTTGCAGCTTGAGAAGGATGGACACTGTCCCAAAACACATACTGAGTTGCATTGGAGCAAGTTCCTAGTGATTTTGGATTGCACAATAAGGATGTTGTCTCAACTATCCCGGTTCCACAGCAGCCTTTCCTTGCCTCGGCGAAACCTATGTTGAACATTTTAAATCAGACAGGTTAATTAGAAGAATAAATAACATGATTTTTCAGCAAGAGATGAATGCCATGTATAAGACTATTGTATTCTAGTCTTACCAAATTTTGAAGGGGATTGAACAAGGTCATAGAGAGGCTTGTAAATATCAAACACAACAATCTTAAGACCAGGAAGTTGCTTTTGGAGATTTTTTGCAGCTGAGTTGATTTTCTTGTTAAATCCTTGGGCATCATTGTTGATTCTTGAGACACAACCGTTCTCATGGAATCCGAACAAGGTTCTTGCAGCAGGTAGGCAACCCAATGGTGGAAGGGAAGTCACTCCAATTTTCCTAGCTCCCAATTTATGCAAATCCTGTATTCAAAACAAAACATCATTGAATGGTTTTACTCATAACTCTATGGCATTATACCAAATAGTTGTCTCTGTTTATAGGAAATGAAATACCTTAACAAAACTTGAGAATGATCTAACTAGGTATGAAGAATACTGGTCAGGAGTGACAAGTTTGTTGATCAAAGGATTGGTATAATAATTTTGGACAAAGTCACTACTACCAGCACTCAATAAGTACAATGCATCCTTTATGATTGATGCTGCTTTCTTGCTACCAGCTACCTTGGCCAGCTTTCCTTGGTATTCCTTGAAATAATTCAACTGTACGGACAATGGAATTGCATGCTAATGACAGAAAAGAAAGTTATTAGAAGACAGTTAAGTTTGTTGAAGCAAATCTTAGCTCACAAACTTACATTCAAGATGGCAGCCTTTTCATCATAACCAGAGGCAGCTGAAGCAAAATTTGCTCCAATAAGAAGGTTCTTCCCTGATGCTTGTGGGCTAAGATATGCAGGTGCATAGCTCTTAAAACCCAGTGTGTCAGCTGCAAAAGGAAGCATTCAACaacattgaaaattgaaaattgaaatcatGTCACACAAAACAACCTCTGATTAAATACTTAACTATCAAAAAACTCTTTGGTCGAGTTTTTTAACCGTCTCAATACACAAATACATGGTAGCTGATAAAGACAAAGACACAATTTGTGTAATTCTGTCTATTTTAAATACTTAACTACAAAGTTTGAAGTACTCTTTAAAGTTTATTTTGCTTACCAGTAATATCAGTAGCTAATTTGCCATTGCAAAACCTGCCAGTGGGTTGATGGTTGAGAAAGTCCCTTCCATAAGGAGGGTAGTTAGCCTTGAAAATTGTAGGCAGGTAGTCATTGTTGCCAACATCCACAGCAGAGTCACCAAATGTTATCATTGCAGGCACAAGTGTGTCTTGTGCATTCCCCCATACTACAAGCAAGACAAATGCAAATATCACAAACactacttctacttcttttctatTGATCTTCATCTTGTTTTCAATAATCATTCAGATGCTTTCTGGTGTTTATATAATAAGAAATAGAGTGGCATGCATCACCCTATTGAAGGAGGAAGATGGAAGTTGGTTATAGGCTATTAAATGTGAACACTTATAGTATAGCTGTCACATATGTAGACCACACTATGATGATGCTTTTTTATGTTAGATTTTCAGTGTGACTTTGCCTTCTCTTACATTCATATATCAACATTATgagtttgttttcatttagtgTGGGTAGAGGGAAGTTGTTGAACTCTGCATGTGTAGGAGGTGGCATAATAATCTTGGTCACGAGAGTGCTGCATGCACCAAGAGTTATTCTGGTTGTTGCATGGAAAGTTTTAAGCAGTGACCACAAATTATTAAAACAAAACAGTGTGCATGCTTTCAAGATCTTCATCTGTAATTCAACTTCAAAAAGGTCTGGCTTATGAATACACTTTTAATAGGATCCAATAATGATTATGTATAACATTTTTTCCCCAATATATTGTGATCTTGTTTATTTGTAGgcattattatttatttgtctTATAAGGTTTAACacgtaaattttttttaaacagtTTGCACTATTAAATAAGAGTATAGTTTTACACTTCTGTAATAAGAGAGTGTGTTGCTCAAAGtaattaattctatttttttatgaaaaatatttttttctactGTGTCTCTCAACTTGACCGATGAAGAAACAAATTAAGACTCTAAATTTATTATTGGCCAataacttattatatatatataatgtgaaATTTGAATATCCAACACTTATAAATTAGCTACtcaattaatttaaattagttaaataacattttttaaaaGAACGTTACAGttcaatttactttttttttttcaatatttagCAATCAACATATTTTTAANNNNNNNNNNNNNNNNNNNNNNNNNNNNNNNNNTTAAGTTTTTTTTGTTAATCAAGTTTAATTAAGTTAGTCTTTAAcataacaaaaattagttatGACTAGTATTATTCTAAGTCTTGTTATTTAATCAACTTAGTTAGAATTAGTTTATAAAAAGACTTAAATATATATCATTACTCATATGTTTATACATATATTATGCTAGCCTAACCCTAAATTAATTTagtttataaaatatattaacgTGAGTTAaattagtacttttattaatattttgttaTGGGCTAATACATTTTATCTTAACATGAATGAACACGAGCAATTTTGTCTGAGTTTGTTTAAATACGAACACCATTAATTATAGTTATCATAACTCAAGCTATACGAGACATGTAATATAGCTCATTCATCTTACCTAGCAAAATCTTTGTAATAAACTCTACAAATGTAACTTAGGACTAAAGTAGATATATATAATTTCATGGATCTGGTTTTGATAAATTCAAAATGTTTGGACTATTAAATGATTTTAATattagaatatattttttttaataattattaaatagtttttatttaattttatttattaatttctctttcatatattatttaattttaaaatctattctatattttataaattattattttatttttaaaattttatttttaaattctataaatatttttcaatttcttttttaattttatcttgatttagaaattctaattttatctttttcaattttaagatTACTAATTTCATAATTTATCATcgatttatttttcaattatctaGTTTTATAATTGTAATCATTTATGAATTTTCTTCTACTGTGATTATCAATTTTGTTACGGCGACGATCATCGTTTATGAATAGGCAAGTATGCTATCATCACAGTTGCATAAATCGCAATCTACAGAAATTCAATCGATTATTTTATTGAAGTAATTAATTAGTTAGTGAACAGAAATCCTTTACTGTTTACAacattcagaaaataaactaATCGATTTTTACATTTAGTTAATCAATTGGTCAGTGAAGTTTTTTTTTGCAATTGCTCGAAaaacaatatattttattttattcaaaaaatcgATTGATtagtgaaaaaatatttttttacaacaATCGATTGTTTTACTTTGTAAGTGAATCGATTTTATTATCTATCCAGTTAATTGTTTGAGAAAGATCTAATTAATTGGTTGAATTATCcaattgattaattaaaaaaataattaattatatatactcGGAATTTCTTTTTTATACAAACAACTGAATGTTTGAAAGATTTATCTaagactttattcatcaatcATCATACAGGTTTTATTATCatataagttttattttgttatagTGTTATATAACCTAGTTTATTGaatcaaatcaatttttttaatgatCAGTTTTAAAATGTCAGATATATTTAAGAAAGACAGTGACATGGATGAACAGTACCAAAAAAATTATATGGATGAGTAATTTGAGGAGAATGATAATATTACTTTTNNNNNNNNNNNNNNNNNNNNNNNNNNNNNNNNNNNNNNNNNNNNNNNNNNNNNNNNNNNNNNNNNNNNNNNNNNNNNNNNNNNNNNNNNNNNNNNNNNNNNNNNNNNNNNNNNNNNNNNNNNNNNNNNNNNNNNNNNNNNNNNNNNNNNNNNNNNNNNNNNNNNNNNNNNNNNNNNNNNNNNNNNNNNNNNNNNNNNNNNNNNNNNNNNNNNNNNNNNNNNNNNNNNNNNNNNNNNNNNNNNNNNNNNNNNNNNNNNNNNNNNNNNNNNNNNNNNNNNNNNNNNNNNNNNNNNNNNNNNNNNNNNNNNNNNNNNNNNNNNNNNNNNNNNNNNNNNNNNNNNNNNNNNNNNNNNNNNNNNNNNNNNNNNNNNNNNNNNNNNNNNNNNNNNNNNNNNNNNNNNNNNNNNNNNNNNNNNNNNNNNNNNNNNNNNNNNNNNNNNNNNNNNNNNNNNNNNNNNNNNNNNNNNNNNNNNNNNNNNNNNNNNNNNNNNNNNNNNNNNNNNNNNNNNNNNNNNNNNNNNNNNNNNNNNNNNNNNNNNNNNNNNNNNNNNNNNNNNNNNNNNNNNNNNNNNNNNNNNNNNNNNNNNNNNNNNNNNNNNNNNNNNNNNNNNNNNNNNNNNNNNNNNNNNNNNNNNNNNNNNNNNNNNNNNNNNNNNNNNNNNNNNNNNNNNNNNNNNNNNNNNNNNNNNNNNNNNNNNNNNNNNNNNNNNNNNNNNNNNNNNNNNNNNNNNNNNNNNNNNNNNNNNNNNNNNNNNNNNNNNNNNNNNNNNNNNNNNNNNNNNNNNNNNNNNNNNNNNNNNNNNNNNNNNNNNNNNNNNNNNNNNNNNNNNNNNNNNNNNNNNNNNNNNNNNNNNNNNNNNNNNNNNNNNNNNNNNNNNNNNNNNNNNNNNNNNNNNNNNNNNNNNNNNNNNNNNNNNNNNNNNNNNNNNNNNNNNNNNNNNNNNNNNNNNNNNNNNNNNNNNNNNNNNNNNNNNNNNNNNNNNNNNNNNNNNNNNNNNNNNNNNNNNNNNNNNNNNNNNNNNNNNNNNNNNNNNNNNNNNNNNNNNNNNNNNNNNNNNNNNNNNNNNNNNNNNNNNNNNNNNNNNNNNNNNNNNNNNNNNNNNNNNNNNNNNNNNNNNNNNNNNNNNNNNNNNNNNNNNNNNNNNNNNNNNNNNNNNNNNNNNNNNNNNNNNNNNNNNNNNNNNNNNNNNNNNNNNNNNNNNNNNNNNNNNNNNNNNNNNNNNNNNNNNNNNNNNNNNNNNNNNNNNNNNNNNNNNNNNNNNNNNNNNNNNNNNNNNNNNNNNNNNNNNNNNNNNNNNNNNNNNNNNNNNNNNNNNNNNNNNNNNNNNNNNNNNNNNNNNNNNNNNNNNNNNNNNNNNNNNNNNNNNNNNNNNNNNNNNCATACTCggactttttttttatatatacaaaCAACTGATTGTTTGAAAGATTTATCTaagactttattcatcaatcATCATACAGGTTTTATTATCatataagttttattttgttatagTGTTATATAACCTAGTTTATTGaatcaaatcaatttttttaatgatCAGTTTTAAAATGTCAGATATATTTAAGAAAGACAGTGACATGGATGAACAGTACCAAAAAAATTATATGGATGAGTAATTTGAGGAGAAT
The DNA window shown above is from Arachis ipaensis cultivar K30076 chromosome B08, Araip1.1, whole genome shotgun sequence and carries:
- the LOC107613189 gene encoding protein CHUP1, chloroplastic isoform X3, with product MREEKGPKPFIVKLGLALALSFAGFIYSHLRAKRVKPSNNTSPTQGPPSGQGSHTNMGEGIGAALGPVSEGNYSHSNLVKEVEFGATLERKSSEKDVEATACVSHEKDDHEKEVTELKNIISMLQEREHSLEVQLLECCGLREQEKAVKELQNRLKISNMEAKMFSLKVQTLQSENHRLQEQVANHAKVVAELEATKAKVELLQKKLKHETEHNREQIIILQHRVSKLQEQEQECKAVDCDHDIQLKLQKLKDLESEVEVLRQSNFRLQLENSELAQRLDSTQILANAVLEEPEGDTRKEDIERLRQENERLMKEMEQLQADRCSDVEELVYLRWINACLRYELRNYQPQPGKTVAKDLSRSLSPTSEKKAKKLILEYANTNEGNIVDFDLDQWFSSQGSSLTDSGEYDDSSSMDNSSTARTNTTGKTKIFSKLRRILHGKDSHDHHHSQVSSQANSGAQSRRSEFTTPTVTSRASFDLSVLTRMKQRDRRNSDSFVLGGSSKISPRGEASDLEKYAKALEDSSASARHQRRRRATSYS
- the LOC107613189 gene encoding protein CHUP1, chloroplastic isoform X4; protein product: MCFSGQGSHTNMGEGIGAALGPVSEGNYSHSQEDTCINRVICNNSTIGISHSSKQNGDKNELLLPEFQNLVKEVEFGATLERKSSEKDVEATACVSHEKDDHEKEVTELKNIISMLQEREHSLEVQLLECCGLREQEKAVKELQNRLKISNMEAKMFSLKVQTLQSENHRLQEQVANHAKVVAELEATKAKVELLQKKLKHETEHNREQIIILQHRVSKLQEQEQECKAVDCDHDIQLKLQKLKDLESEVEVLRQSNFRLQLENSELAQRLDSTQILANAVLEEPEGDTRKEDIERLRQENERLMKEMEQLQADRCSDVEELVYLRWINACLRYELRNYQPQPGKTVAKDLSRSLSPTSEKKAKKLILEYANTNEGNIVDFDLDQWFSSQGSSLTDSGEYDDSSSMDNSSTARTNTTGKTKIFSKLRRILHGKDSHDHHHSQVSSQANSGAQSRRSEFTTPTVTSRASFDLSVLTRMKQRDRRNSDSFVLGGSSKISPRGEASDLEKYAKALEDSSASARHQRRRRATSYS
- the LOC107613189 gene encoding protein CHUP1, chloroplastic isoform X1, whose amino-acid sequence is MREEKGPKPFIVKLGLALALSFAGFIYSHLRAKRVKPSNNTSPTQGPPSGQGSHTNMGEGIGAALGPVSEGNYSHSQEDTCINRVICNNSTIGISHSSKQNGDKNELLLPEFQNLVKEVEFGATLERKSSEKDVEATACVSHEKDDHEKEVTELKNIISMLQEREHSLEVQLLECCGLREQEKAVKELQNRLKISNMEAKMFSLKVQTLQSENHRLQEQVANHAKVVAELEATKAKVELLQKKLKHETEHNREQIIILQHRVSKLQEQEQECKAVDCDHDIQLKLQKLKDLESEVEVLRQSNFRLQLENSELAQRLDSTQILANAVLEEPEGDTRKEDIERLRQENERLMKEMEQLQADRCSDVEELVYLRWINACLRYELRNYQPQPGKTVAKDLSRSLSPTSEKKAKKLILEYANTNEGNIVDFDLDQWFSSQGSSLTDSGEYDDSSSMDNSSTARTNTTGKTKIFSKLRRILHGKDSHDHHHSQVSSQANSGAQSRRSEFTTPTVTSRASFDLSVLTRMKQRDRRNSDSFVLGGSSKISPRGEASDLEKYAKALEDSSASARHQRRRRATSYS
- the LOC107613190 gene encoding GDSL esterase/lipase APG is translated as MIIENKMKINRKEVEVVFVIFAFVLLVVWGNAQDTLVPAMITFGDSAVDVGNNDYLPTIFKANYPPYGRDFLNHQPTGRFCNGKLATDITADTLGFKSYAPAYLSPQASGKNLLIGANFASAASGYDEKAAILNHAIPLSVQLNYFKEYQGKLAKVAGSKKAASIIKDALYLLSAGSSDFVQNYYTNPLINKLVTPDQYSSYLVRSFSSFVKDLHKLGARKIGVTSLPPLGCLPAARTLFGFHENGCVSRINNDAQGFNKKINSAAKNLQKQLPGLKIVVFDIYKPLYDLVQSPSKFGFAEARKGCCGTGIVETTSLLCNPKSLGTCSNATQYVFWDSVHPSQAANQVLADALIVQGIALIS
- the LOC107613189 gene encoding protein CHUP1, chloroplastic isoform X2 — translated: MREEKGPKPFIVKLGLALALSFAGFIYSHLRAKRVKPSNNTSPTQGPPSGQGSHTNMGEGIGAALGPVSEGNYSHSEDTCINRVICNNSTIGISHSSKQNGDKNELLLPEFQNLVKEVEFGATLERKSSEKDVEATACVSHEKDDHEKEVTELKNIISMLQEREHSLEVQLLECCGLREQEKAVKELQNRLKISNMEAKMFSLKVQTLQSENHRLQEQVANHAKVVAELEATKAKVELLQKKLKHETEHNREQIIILQHRVSKLQEQEQECKAVDCDHDIQLKLQKLKDLESEVEVLRQSNFRLQLENSELAQRLDSTQILANAVLEEPEGDTRKEDIERLRQENERLMKEMEQLQADRCSDVEELVYLRWINACLRYELRNYQPQPGKTVAKDLSRSLSPTSEKKAKKLILEYANTNEGNIVDFDLDQWFSSQGSSLTDSGEYDDSSSMDNSSTARTNTTGKTKIFSKLRRILHGKDSHDHHHSQVSSQANSGAQSRRSEFTTPTVTSRASFDLSVLTRMKQRDRRNSDSFVLGGSSKISPRGEASDLEKYAKALEDSSASARHQRRRRATSYS